AAGACATGGCGGCGGTTGCGGTAACCGAACCCGACTACGGCTCGGATGTGGCCAACATTAAAGTGACCGCCACACCCACCGAAGGTGGCTGGTTGATCAACGGTGTTAAAACCTGGTGCACCTTTGGGGCCCGGGCAACCGTATTGATGCTTTTGGCTCGCACCGACCCTGACCGCTCCAAGACCCACCGTGGTTTGACCCTATTTTGTGTGCCCAAAGAAATTGGTGAAGGCGAAGGTTTCGAATTCATTCAGGAAGCCGGTGCTGAAGGGGGTGCCGCTGGCGGTGGCAAAATGGAAGGCCGTCCGATTGACACCATTGGTTACCGGGGCATGCATTCCTACGAAATCGCCTTTGATAACTGGTTTGTGAAAGCCGAGAACCAGGTTGGTGGCGAAGGTGGCTTAGGCCGCGGTTTCTACTACCAAATGTCGGGTTTCGAAAACGGTCGTCTACAGACCGCGGCCCGAGCTGTGGGCGTAATGCAAGCGGCTTATGAAGAAGCGGTAACTTACGCCAATGACCGCAAGGTGTTTGGTCAGCCAGTAGGTGACTACGAACTAACCCAGGTGAAACTCACCCGCATGGCAGCCACTATCCAGGCCGCCCGCCAATTCTCATACGCTGTTGCTCACATGATGGCCAACGGTGAAGGCAGCTTAGAAGCTTCGATGGTGAAGGCCTATGTATGTCGGGCCGCCGAGTGGGTGACCCGTGAAGCCATGCAAATTCACGGTGGATTTGGTTACGCCGAAGAATACCCGGTTAGCCGCTACTTCGTAGATGCCCGAGTGCTTTCCATCTTCGAAGGTGCCGATGAAACCTTAGCGCTCAAGGTTATTGCCCGACGCCTAGTTGCTGACGCTCAAGCGGCTAGCTGACCCTGCGTTTGACAGGCAACTAGCTAGAGGCGAACGAAAAGTTCAGGTGCGACCGGGGTGTCTGTGCGAAGCAGCGCCTCGGCCACACCTTCAGGGCCGACGGGCCCCACAATGGCATCAACGAGTGAGAGCGATACCACCTCATCATCGGCGTACCACGGTTCGTCCTGCGGTAGAAACGACACCAGCGCCTCCCACACCCGCTTCGGCATTAGTCGCCCAGCACCACCCACCAGCCAAACCGGAATACCAGCTGTTTTCGCCACCGAAGCGGCGGCGATAGACCCGGCGATCGACAAGAATTGGTCTGGTCCAATGGCCGAAGCTTCAAGCAGCAACAAATCGGCATCAGCTACTGCAGCACCTAACCCCACTGCTGGCACCTCGGCCACCTCGATGTCGCTGTAAGCCAGACGAGCCGCTAGTCCGGTC
This is a stretch of genomic DNA from Acidimicrobiia bacterium. It encodes these proteins:
- a CDS encoding acyl-CoA dehydrogenase family protein, which translates into the protein MTAPDLDAARAAIDAADEVVTTATAHLAATGNVDDDQVLAYDLAHAASAVATGRAMLEYGAKGTLEAGLTTAFIADAIAELASKLFGRERVWGISADALDSTRAFVAEHRDPKFLAGLAGQAGPNHLDADFEMVQDTFRRFAEDKIVPVAEHIHRTNGDITEEIISGLAEMGGFAMSVPEEYGGFATGTESDYMGMVVATEELSRGSLGAGGSLITRPEILTRALEAGGTEEQKQYWLPRLASAEDMAAVAVTEPDYGSDVANIKVTATPTEGGWLINGVKTWCTFGARATVLMLLARTDPDRSKTHRGLTLFCVPKEIGEGEGFEFIQEAGAEGGAAGGGKMEGRPIDTIGYRGMHSYEIAFDNWFVKAENQVGGEGGLGRGFYYQMSGFENGRLQTAARAVGVMQAAYEEAVTYANDRKVFGQPVGDYELTQVKLTRMAATIQAARQFSYAVAHMMANGEGSLEASMVKAYVCRAAEWVTREAMQIHGGFGYAEEYPVSRYFVDARVLSIFEGADETLALKVIARRLVADAQAAS